The following are encoded together in the Sulfurimonas sp. genome:
- the rpmJ gene encoding 50S ribosomal protein L36, protein MKVRASVKKMCDDCKVIKRKGIVRVICKVKKHKQRQG, encoded by the coding sequence ATGAAAGTAAGAGCTTCAGTTAAGAAGATGTGTGATGACTGTAAAGTTATCAAAAGAAAAGGCATTGTAAGAGTAATCTGCAAAGTTAAAAAACATAAACAGAGACAAGGATAA